From Thermosipho affectus, a single genomic window includes:
- a CDS encoding MFS transporter, with product MIKKDKQFRKFQAYGFLKNLRFFEPFFILAFLSAGLNYFQIGVLYTIRSLATNILEVPTGVFADLYGRRKSMIFSMISYIISFLVFYFFKSFLLFVVAMIFFSFGEAFRTGTHKAMIFQYLKLNNMEDLKVQYYGATRAASQLGSALNSLLTAVIVFFSGDYKLIFLLAVIPYVVNLVNLSTYPKDLDFSSKKSKKETLKDFWGAISNWKTLKLLLNATSYSAIFKSLKDYLQPVIESFALTIPIFLGVSKEKRTSVLVGIIYFGLYILTSMASRNSWKFKKGLNLTLFLGAITVILIGISYVYKLYFLSIIFFFFLYILENIRRPIAVSYISEKSEALASVLSVESQVKTFLSAMFSFLMGFLSNEYGIGVGIMVLGAILLVFSQIFKCKDL from the coding sequence ATGATTAAAAAAGACAAACAATTTAGAAAATTTCAAGCGTATGGTTTTTTGAAGAATCTACGTTTCTTTGAACCGTTTTTTATATTGGCTTTTTTGTCTGCAGGTTTAAATTATTTTCAAATTGGTGTACTTTATACGATAAGGAGTTTAGCAACAAATATCTTGGAAGTTCCAACGGGAGTATTTGCAGATTTATACGGTAGAAGAAAATCCATGATTTTTTCCATGATTTCTTATATAATTTCATTTCTCGTATTTTACTTTTTTAAATCCTTTCTTCTTTTTGTTGTTGCTATGATTTTTTTCTCATTTGGTGAGGCATTTAGAACAGGGACACACAAGGCTATGATTTTCCAGTATTTGAAATTGAACAATATGGAGGATTTAAAAGTTCAGTATTATGGAGCAACTCGCGCTGCGTCACAATTAGGTTCTGCTTTAAACTCTTTGCTTACGGCAGTTATTGTCTTTTTTAGTGGGGATTACAAATTAATTTTTCTTTTGGCAGTTATACCTTATGTTGTTAATCTCGTAAATCTCTCTACTTATCCTAAAGACCTTGATTTTTCATCTAAGAAGTCAAAAAAGGAAACTTTGAAGGATTTTTGGGGAGCTATCTCAAACTGGAAGACTCTAAAATTACTTTTAAATGCCACGAGTTACTCTGCAATATTTAAAAGTTTAAAGGATTATTTACAACCAGTTATTGAGTCATTTGCCTTAACTATTCCCATTTTTTTGGGAGTATCAAAGGAAAAGAGAACATCTGTTTTGGTGGGAATAATTTATTTTGGACTTTATATACTTACTTCAATGGCATCGAGAAATTCCTGGAAGTTTAAGAAGGGATTAAATTTAACGCTCTTTTTGGGTGCGATAACCGTGATTTTAATAGGTATTTCGTATGTATATAAATTGTATTTTCTCTCTATTATTTTCTTTTTCTTTTTGTACATTTTGGAGAATATCAGAAGACCTATTGCTGTGTCGTATATTAGTGAAAAATCGGAGGCCCTTGCATCTGTATTATCGGTTGAATCTCAAGTAAAAACATTTTTAAGTGCTATGTTTTCATTTTTGATGGGGTTTTTGAGTAATGAATATGGAATTGGAGTAGGAATAATGGTACTAGGAGCTATTTTATTAGTGTTCTCACAAATCTTTAAATGTAAAGATTTGTAA
- a CDS encoding radical SAM/SPASM domain-containing protein, with protein sequence MRRPKIVEFELTTACNYACKHCYCNAGKKSKVELSIEQVKHVLDELKSAHVETVDLIGGEPLVRPDIYEIIEYAVGIGLDVMLNTNASLASKEVVKKIKKIYPQLKVGISFDGSLPDIHEFIRGKGTFDKTYKGFMNFVEAGFDVTILHVINKKNYLYFEDMINFAKKHRVSLYVDRFVPVGRGQLYKKILTPNKKEIEYVRHLIEKHKNSINFYVEENISGGLCSAGRTHASVLVDGTVVPCGHFRYDKEYYMGNLNEKSFEEIWKSYDPDVLLDACKVCSMFKRCFGGCRAFAKNMGLKYDPIFCEVESND encoded by the coding sequence ATGAGAAGACCAAAGATTGTTGAATTTGAACTTACCACAGCTTGTAACTATGCGTGTAAACATTGTTATTGTAATGCGGGGAAAAAGTCAAAAGTAGAACTTTCAATTGAACAGGTTAAACACGTACTTGATGAATTAAAAAGTGCACATGTAGAAACAGTAGATTTGATTGGTGGAGAACCTTTGGTAAGACCTGATATTTACGAAATAATTGAATATGCTGTTGGTATTGGACTAGATGTGATGTTAAATACAAATGCATCCCTTGCAAGTAAAGAAGTTGTAAAAAAAATAAAAAAGATTTATCCACAACTTAAAGTGGGAATTTCCTTTGATGGAAGTTTGCCAGATATACACGAATTTATACGTGGAAAAGGAACTTTTGATAAAACTTACAAAGGTTTTATGAACTTTGTAGAAGCAGGTTTTGACGTTACAATCTTGCATGTTATCAACAAAAAAAACTATTTGTACTTTGAAGATATGATAAATTTTGCTAAAAAGCATCGTGTTTCACTATATGTAGATAGATTTGTTCCAGTTGGAAGGGGACAATTGTACAAAAAAATTTTAACACCAAATAAGAAAGAGATAGAATATGTAAGACACTTGATTGAAAAGCACAAGAATAGTATTAATTTTTACGTTGAAGAAAATATTTCAGGAGGGTTATGTTCTGCTGGGAGGACTCATGCATCGGTATTGGTAGACGGTACTGTTGTACCTTGTGGGCATTTTAGATACGATAAAGAATATTACATGGGAAATTTGAATGAAAAATCTTTTGAAGAAATATGGAAAAGTTACGATCCAGATGTTTTATTGGATGCTTGTAAAGTATGTAGTATGTTTAAAAGGTGTTTTGGTGGTTGTAGGGCTTTTGCGAAAAATATGGGTTTAAAATATGATCCTATTTTTTGCGAGGTTGAGAGTAATGATTAA
- a CDS encoding M20/M25/M40 family metallo-hydrolase, translating to MDTKELIIKLTSIPGPSGFESNAVNTIEEIMKDFSDEIFKTKLGSLVCVEKGKGKGKVGLFAHVDQLGFVISKIDEKGFAYVSPIGGWDPKVVIGQRAKIISRKNKTFDGIFGFLAPHLQKKEERGKVPTFNYLFLDISINKDWKEISVGDLVVLDEIEGFEQNNYVFAPALDNRASCVSLIKTASLLQKIKHEVDVYFIFSTQEEIGGPGAPTAAYFSDLDYAFVIDVTHGNENIPGFEKIEINKGPVVAIGPVVDKKFNELVQNTAKEYGIPIQFEPIPRRSGTDTDEVQLTRKGIKTQLLSIPLKYMHTPYEKISIDDVEKISKLMAFTISELEVQ from the coding sequence GTGGATACAAAAGAATTAATTATAAAATTGACATCAATTCCAGGACCATCGGGCTTTGAATCAAATGCTGTTAATACTATTGAAGAAATAATGAAAGATTTTTCCGATGAAATCTTCAAAACAAAACTCGGAAGCTTAGTATGTGTAGAAAAAGGAAAAGGAAAGGGAAAAGTTGGATTATTTGCACATGTTGATCAACTGGGATTTGTTATTTCAAAAATAGATGAAAAAGGTTTTGCCTATGTTTCACCAATAGGCGGTTGGGATCCAAAAGTGGTAATTGGGCAACGTGCAAAGATTATATCTAGAAAAAACAAAACATTTGATGGTATATTTGGTTTTTTAGCACCCCATTTGCAAAAAAAAGAAGAAAGAGGAAAAGTACCAACATTTAATTATCTGTTTTTAGATATAAGTATCAATAAAGATTGGAAAGAGATCTCAGTTGGTGACTTAGTTGTTTTGGATGAAATAGAAGGCTTTGAACAAAATAACTACGTATTTGCTCCAGCACTCGACAACAGGGCAAGTTGTGTTTCTCTAATCAAAACAGCATCATTATTGCAAAAAATAAAACACGAAGTTGACGTATATTTTATCTTTTCAACTCAAGAAGAAATAGGTGGTCCAGGTGCACCTACTGCAGCGTATTTTTCGGATTTAGATTATGCATTTGTAATTGATGTAACACACGGTAATGAAAATATTCCTGGCTTTGAAAAAATAGAGATAAACAAAGGTCCAGTAGTTGCAATAGGACCAGTAGTAGATAAAAAATTCAACGAATTGGTACAAAATACAGCAAAAGAATATGGAATTCCTATTCAATTTGAACCTATCCCACGTAGAAGCGGTACAGATACAGACGAAGTACAACTAACCAGAAAGGGTATAAAAACACAGTTACTATCTATACCACTTAAATATATGCACACACCATACGAAAAAATTTCCATAGATGATGTAGAAAAAATATCAAAACTCATGGCATTTACTATCTCTGAATTGGAGGTGCAATAA
- a CDS encoding M42 family metallopeptidase, translating to MYLKELSEINGVSGNEHKVREFIIEKIKDKVDKFWVDNLGNLIALKKGNGKRKVVLDAHMDEVGFMITNINEDGTLSFMPVGGIDPRVAIGKKVIINDEIIGVIGFKAIHLQDNPLKTPEFSQLRIDAGFSSKKEAEKKVKIGDYASFTTKYKEINNFATGKAFDDRGGCSILIDLIEDNIKSEYDLYFVFSVQEETGLRGAAVVVEQIKPDFAIAIETTTAGDNPELDKELWATHIGDGPALTFMHSGYVIDKRLFETLVNTAKENNIPFQYKRRTAGGTNAARYARSAYGVPAAVISIPSRYIHSPLIVIDLNDYKNTYLLLKTFLENAPIK from the coding sequence ATGTATCTTAAAGAACTTTCAGAAATTAACGGAGTATCTGGTAATGAACATAAAGTTAGGGAATTTATAATTGAAAAGATAAAAGATAAAGTTGATAAATTTTGGGTTGATAACCTTGGAAATCTCATTGCTTTAAAAAAGGGAAATGGAAAGAGAAAAGTAGTATTAGATGCACACATGGATGAAGTAGGATTTATGATAACAAATATAAACGAAGATGGCACTCTATCTTTTATGCCAGTTGGCGGCATAGATCCCAGGGTTGCAATTGGAAAAAAAGTGATAATTAATGATGAAATAATAGGAGTTATAGGATTTAAAGCCATACATTTGCAAGATAATCCACTAAAAACCCCCGAATTTTCACAATTAAGAATTGATGCGGGGTTTTCGTCAAAAAAGGAAGCTGAAAAAAAAGTAAAAATAGGAGATTATGCATCATTTACCACAAAATACAAAGAAATAAACAATTTCGCAACTGGAAAAGCATTTGATGACAGAGGTGGATGTAGTATATTAATAGATCTCATTGAAGACAACATAAAGTCAGAATATGACTTATACTTTGTCTTCAGTGTTCAGGAAGAAACTGGGTTAAGGGGTGCTGCTGTTGTAGTTGAACAAATAAAACCAGACTTTGCAATAGCAATTGAGACTACTACCGCAGGGGATAATCCAGAACTTGACAAAGAACTTTGGGCTACACATATTGGAGATGGTCCTGCTCTAACTTTTATGCATTCTGGATATGTAATAGATAAAAGATTATTTGAAACATTGGTAAATACAGCAAAGGAAAACAATATCCCCTTCCAATATAAAAGAAGAACAGCAGGAGGAACTAATGCCGCAAGATATGCAAGAAGTGCCTATGGTGTACCAGCAGCTGTAATTTCTATACCTTCAAGGTATATACACAGTCCATTAATAGTTATTGATCTAAATGATTATAAAAACACGTATTTATTATTAAAAACATTCCTTGAGAATGCTCCTATAAAATAA
- a CDS encoding DNA-directed RNA polymerase subunit omega — protein MRPVINYDKLLEKIPYKFAIPIAVAKRAENLKEFAHPYVETWDNNYVSIAFKELSEGYVRIKNEEILKVLIPEVK, from the coding sequence ATGAGACCAGTTATTAATTACGACAAGCTTTTGGAGAAAATACCATATAAGTTTGCTATTCCCATTGCTGTTGCAAAAAGAGCGGAAAATTTAAAGGAATTTGCACATCCTTATGTTGAAACATGGGACAATAATTACGTGAGCATTGCCTTTAAGGAGCTAAGTGAAGGATATGTTAGAATCAAAAATGAAGAGATTTTGAAAGTGCTTATTCCAGAGGTGAAATAA
- the gmk gene encoding guanylate kinase: MKGTLIVVSGPSGVGKTSIISALLNKLDKVVFSVSCTTRPPRPGEIDGVDYFFISKEKFMEMRDNGEFLEWAKVHGNLYGTPKEFVVENIKKGYRIILDIDVQGALQVKKNFDDAVFVFVAPPSYEVLRERLLKRGTENKQSMLKRLENAKWEMSQIDAFDYLIINNDLEKSIVAMKSIVIAESYKTRRILDEKLRINLFKGVLKDETSY; this comes from the coding sequence ATGAAAGGAACTTTAATAGTTGTAAGTGGACCGTCAGGGGTCGGAAAAACAAGTATAATAAGTGCTTTGTTGAATAAATTGGATAAAGTGGTTTTTTCCGTATCATGTACGACAAGGCCCCCAAGGCCTGGAGAAATTGATGGTGTTGATTATTTTTTTATTTCAAAAGAAAAATTCATGGAAATGCGAGACAACGGAGAGTTTTTAGAATGGGCAAAAGTTCATGGGAATTTATACGGTACTCCTAAAGAATTTGTAGTTGAAAATATAAAAAAAGGTTATAGAATAATATTAGATATAGATGTACAAGGTGCATTGCAGGTAAAGAAAAATTTTGATGATGCGGTATTTGTTTTTGTAGCACCTCCTAGTTATGAGGTTTTAAGAGAGAGGTTGTTAAAGAGAGGTACGGAAAATAAGCAATCAATGTTAAAAAGACTTGAAAATGCGAAATGGGAAATGTCTCAAATCGATGCATTTGATTATTTGATTATAAATAACGACCTTGAAAAATCCATAGTTGCTATGAAGTCAATAGTTATAGCTGAATCCTATAAAACTAGGCGTATTTTAGACGAAAAATTAAGAATAAATTTGTTTAAAGGGGTGTTAAAAGATGAGACCAGTTATTAA
- a CDS encoding DUF370 domain-containing protein, whose translation MFGLINIGFGNVIAGDRIVAIVNPESAPLKRLKEDAKEEGKLIDATYGRKTRAILISDSNHIILSAIQPETIAQRFMQSFFEIEEQLERIRRKG comes from the coding sequence ATGTTTGGTCTTATTAATATTGGTTTTGGAAATGTGATTGCTGGTGATAGGATAGTTGCTATAGTAAATCCAGAAAGTGCCCCTTTAAAAAGATTAAAAGAGGATGCAAAAGAAGAAGGAAAACTTATAGATGCAACGTATGGTAGAAAGACAAGGGCAATCCTTATATCAGATAGTAATCATATTATATTAAGTGCTATCCAACCAGAAACAATTGCACAAAGATTTATGCAATCTTTCTTTGAAATAGAAGAACAACTAGAAAGAATAAGAAGAAAGGGATAG
- a CDS encoding YicC/YloC family endoribonuclease: MIKLKSMTGYSKLEKVSEKYKVYCEIKTLNSKGLDISVSIPYYLSSKEIRINQIISNYLKRGKVHLRIGVKFLVPISLNVDFAMAKSYFETLEGLRESLGIQNLLSLSDLLIFREIFRGDLDDEVIEELWDFVKNIIVETLEKLVEEREKEGEKLFVDINKMVLRLKKIVENINKLSLDLKEVIAKKIRENVEEILPNNIEMDVNQFETAVALIADKADIREEISRLNSHIDRMQELILKDEPVGTLLNFLTQEVHREFNTILSKSRMLEITNLALEGKYVNSQLKEQIQNIE; the protein is encoded by the coding sequence GTGATTAAATTGAAAAGTATGACTGGTTATTCAAAATTGGAAAAAGTTTCTGAAAAATACAAGGTTTATTGTGAAATTAAAACCCTTAATTCAAAGGGGTTAGATATTTCGGTATCTATCCCTTATTATTTATCTTCAAAAGAAATAAGGATTAATCAGATAATTTCCAATTACTTGAAACGAGGAAAGGTACACTTGAGAATTGGTGTTAAATTTTTGGTCCCAATAAGTCTGAACGTGGATTTTGCCATGGCAAAATCTTATTTTGAAACCCTTGAGGGATTAAGGGAAAGTCTGGGAATACAAAATTTGTTGAGTTTGAGTGATTTGTTAATTTTCAGGGAGATTTTTAGAGGAGATCTAGATGATGAAGTTATAGAGGAATTGTGGGATTTTGTTAAAAATATTATTGTTGAAACTTTGGAAAAACTCGTTGAAGAGAGAGAAAAAGAAGGGGAAAAATTATTTGTTGATATCAATAAGATGGTATTGAGATTAAAGAAAATAGTGGAAAATATAAACAAATTATCGCTTGATTTAAAAGAAGTAATCGCAAAAAAGATAAGGGAAAATGTTGAAGAAATTTTGCCCAATAATATAGAGATGGATGTGAATCAATTTGAAACAGCAGTTGCTCTTATAGCCGATAAAGCAGATATTAGGGAAGAAATATCGAGGTTAAATAGCCATATCGATAGAATGCAAGAGTTAATACTAAAAGATGAACCGGTCGGCACTCTATTGAATTTTTTAACACAAGAAGTACATAGGGAGTTTAATACTATACTTTCAAAGAGTAGAATGCTAGAAATAACGAACCTAGCTTTAGAAGGTAAATATGTTAACTCACAATTGAAAGAACAAATACAGAATATAGAATAA
- a CDS encoding 2-oxoacid:acceptor oxidoreductase family protein: MRFIFAGFGGQGVMLMGQILAYAGMIEGKNVTWMPSYGPEMRGGTANCTVVVEDKEVASPVVDKSEVVVAMNIPSMLKFQNFVEKDGYLFLNESVIDREPDRKDDIHVLKIPCNDIADKLGNLKVANMVMLGAVIGATNVVSKESLFKALEKKLTGKKAKLIDLNIKAIEEGIAISKQQ, encoded by the coding sequence ATGAGATTTATATTTGCTGGTTTTGGTGGACAGGGTGTAATGCTAATGGGACAAATTTTGGCATATGCTGGAATGATAGAGGGGAAAAATGTCACTTGGATGCCTTCATATGGTCCTGAAATGAGAGGTGGAACGGCAAATTGTACCGTTGTTGTTGAAGATAAAGAAGTTGCATCTCCGGTAGTTGATAAGTCTGAAGTTGTTGTAGCCATGAATATTCCATCTATGTTAAAGTTCCAAAACTTTGTTGAAAAAGATGGATATCTCTTTTTAAATGAATCTGTTATTGATAGAGAACCAGATAGAAAAGATGACATACATGTATTGAAAATTCCATGTAACGATATAGCTGATAAATTGGGAAATTTAAAAGTGGCAAATATGGTTATGCTGGGTGCTGTTATTGGAGCAACGAATGTGGTTTCAAAAGAAAGCTTGTTTAAAGCACTTGAAAAGAAATTAACGGGAAAAAAAGCAAAATTAATAGATTTGAACATTAAGGCCATTGAAGAAGGTATTGCTATTTCTAAGCAACAGTAG
- a CDS encoding thiamine pyrophosphate-dependent enzyme, with protein sequence MKKVLYKMPESLTGKEFTYCPGCYHGIIHRLVAEVIDELGIREKTLVVSPIGCSVFAYQFFNMDGTIAPHGRAPAVATGMKRARPDLYVFTYQGDGDLAAIGTAEIMHAANRGEKITTIFVNNAIYGMTGGQMAPTTLLGMKSTTTPYGRKAENDGYPMHMCEFLKEAKGVAYLARTKVNTPQDVEKTKKAIKKAFLAQVKGLGFGMVEVLSTCPTNWGIDPISAGKWLEENMVPEYPLGIFVDKVGDEE encoded by the coding sequence ATGAAGAAAGTTCTTTATAAAATGCCGGAATCTCTGACGGGAAAAGAGTTTACATATTGTCCAGGATGTTATCATGGAATAATTCATAGATTAGTTGCAGAAGTTATCGATGAATTAGGTATACGTGAAAAAACACTTGTAGTATCCCCAATAGGATGTTCTGTATTTGCATATCAATTCTTTAATATGGATGGTACTATTGCACCACATGGAAGGGCACCAGCTGTTGCAACGGGCATGAAAAGGGCTAGACCGGATCTTTACGTTTTTACATACCAAGGTGATGGTGATTTAGCTGCTATAGGTACTGCTGAAATTATGCATGCAGCAAATAGAGGAGAAAAAATAACTACTATTTTTGTAAACAACGCTATCTATGGTATGACTGGTGGTCAGATGGCTCCAACAACATTGCTTGGTATGAAATCTACCACTACGCCATACGGTAGAAAGGCAGAAAATGATGGATATCCAATGCATATGTGTGAATTTTTAAAGGAAGCAAAAGGTGTAGCATATCTTGCAAGGACTAAAGTTAACACACCGCAAGATGTTGAAAAAACAAAAAAAGCAATAAAAAAGGCATTTTTGGCACAAGTAAAGGGACTTGGTTTTGGAATGGTGGAAGTATTGTCAACATGTCCAACCAACTGGGGAATTGATCCTATTTCCGCTGGAAAATGGTTAGAAGAGAATATGGTTCCAGAATATCCATTGGGAATTTTCGTGGATAAGGTTGGTGATGAAGAATGA
- a CDS encoding 3-methyl-2-oxobutanoate dehydrogenase subunit VorB — protein sequence MEKVMVKGTEAIGEAAIRAGCRHFFGYPITPQSELPEYMAKRLPEVDGVFLQTESEVATVNMLYGAACTGKRVMTSTSSPGFSLMMEGVSYMACAKLPAVFVNVVRGGPGLGDIQPAQGDYWQATKGGGHGDYRLIVLAPSTVQEAVDLTVLAFDLADKYRTPALILADGLLGQMMEPVEFPEFRDLSTLPDHSDWALIGAKGREPHIVTSFDIDPYKLEKMNLELVEIYKKIEENEVRWEEYKTEDAEIIITAFGTIGRIAKSVVDMARKDGIKVGLFRPITVWPFPYKPLEELANKVDMFFDVEMNMGQMLEDVKLAVKDKRPIKFYSRMGGVVPTPTEILNALKEEIRR from the coding sequence ATGGAAAAAGTAATGGTAAAGGGAACAGAAGCAATTGGCGAAGCTGCTATCAGAGCAGGTTGTAGACATTTTTTTGGATATCCAATAACCCCTCAGAGTGAATTACCAGAGTATATGGCTAAAAGATTACCAGAAGTTGATGGAGTGTTTTTACAAACTGAAAGTGAAGTTGCAACGGTAAATATGTTGTATGGAGCAGCTTGTACTGGTAAGAGGGTGATGACTTCTACTTCATCACCTGGATTTAGTTTGATGATGGAAGGCGTCTCTTATATGGCATGTGCAAAGCTACCCGCAGTTTTTGTTAATGTTGTACGTGGTGGTCCGGGTCTTGGTGATATTCAACCAGCACAAGGTGATTATTGGCAAGCAACAAAAGGTGGAGGTCACGGAGATTATAGATTAATAGTGCTTGCACCTTCTACAGTTCAAGAAGCAGTAGATTTAACAGTACTTGCCTTTGATTTAGCGGATAAGTATAGAACTCCTGCGTTAATTTTGGCTGATGGTTTGTTGGGACAGATGATGGAGCCTGTTGAATTTCCAGAATTTAGGGATTTATCAACATTGCCAGACCATAGTGATTGGGCGTTAATAGGGGCAAAAGGAAGGGAACCACATATAGTTACATCGTTTGATATTGATCCTTATAAATTGGAAAAGATGAACTTGGAATTAGTTGAAATATACAAGAAAATAGAAGAAAATGAAGTGAGATGGGAAGAGTATAAAACAGAAGATGCAGAAATAATAATTACAGCGTTTGGAACAATTGGAAGAATAGCAAAGAGTGTTGTTGATATGGCGCGTAAAGATGGAATTAAGGTAGGATTATTTAGGCCTATAACCGTATGGCCATTTCCATATAAACCTTTGGAGGAATTAGCAAATAAAGTGGATATGTTCTTTGATGTAGAAATGAACATGGGACAAATGTTAGAAGATGTAAAACTTGCCGTAAAGGACAAAAGACCTATAAAATTCTACTCGAGGATGGGTGGAGTAGTTCCAACACCAACTGAAATACTTAACGCACTTAAAGAGGAAATTAGGAGGTGA
- a CDS encoding 4Fe-4S dicluster domain-containing protein produces MPKVKGYIEIDQERCKGCGLCIAACPTKVIEFSEGFNSKGYHPAEPKHLEKCIACGFCYRMCPDVCITVYREE; encoded by the coding sequence ATGCCTAAAGTAAAAGGATATATTGAAATTGATCAAGAAAGATGTAAAGGTTGTGGATTATGTATTGCCGCTTGTCCAACTAAAGTGATTGAGTTCTCAGAAGGATTTAATAGTAAAGGATACCACCCAGCTGAACCAAAACATTTAGAAAAATGTATAGCATGTGGTTTTTGTTATAGAATGTGTCCTGATGTATGTATAACAGTTTATAGGGAAGAGTGA
- a CDS encoding cobalamin biosynthesis protein CobQ — protein MSKNFVFIGLFGSGKTEVAINYALKLRQDYEKVAIADVDTISPYFRTRDVVDELTLKGLKVITPPGALKHADLPIVTGAVAGYLNNPDYKTVLDVGGEENGVVVVGYLKPHLKDAEVSMVINTRRPFTSNVDGIVKTYEQLSKVAKIKIDYLINNTNLSVETTKEIILEGEKIIKEASKILNVPVKYTVIPDFLEDFETEFPKFWIKRFMKMDF, from the coding sequence GTGTCTAAAAATTTTGTGTTTATAGGTTTATTTGGTAGTGGGAAAACAGAAGTAGCGATAAATTATGCCTTAAAATTAAGACAAGATTATGAAAAAGTTGCAATTGCAGATGTTGATACAATTTCTCCTTATTTTAGAACAAGAGATGTAGTAGATGAACTTACATTGAAGGGATTGAAGGTTATTACACCTCCGGGTGCACTAAAGCATGCAGATTTACCGATAGTTACTGGGGCGGTAGCTGGATATCTAAATAATCCGGATTATAAAACTGTTTTGGATGTTGGTGGAGAAGAAAATGGAGTAGTAGTTGTAGGCTATTTAAAACCGCATTTAAAGGATGCCGAAGTTTCCATGGTTATCAACACGAGAAGACCATTTACTTCCAATGTAGATGGGATTGTAAAGACGTATGAACAGTTGAGTAAAGTTGCGAAAATAAAAATAGATTACCTTATTAACAACACTAATCTATCTGTGGAAACTACTAAGGAGATAATCTTAGAGGGTGAAAAGATTATAAAAGAGGCTTCTAAAATATTAAACGTTCCAGTAAAATATACAGTTATCCCAGATTTTCTTGAAGACTTTGAAACGGAGTTCCCAAAATTTTGGATAAAAAGGTTTATGAAAATGGATTTTTAA
- the buk gene encoding butyrate kinase, whose product MYRILVINPGSTSTKLAIFEDETQVASKTLRHTAEELAPFKKLIEQYEFRVNVIENFLKSLGFKYEDFDAIVGRGGLVRPIPSGTYKVDELMVNELKEGKYGEHASNLGAVIAYEISKKHGIPAFIVDPVVVDEMDEIAKVSGHPLFKRKSIFHALNQKAVARKAASDLGKNYEDVNLIVVHMGGGISIGAHKRGKVVDVNNALDGDGPFTPERSGTLPLTQLVDLCYSGDYTLDFIKKRIKGKGGLVAYLGTNDAMKVQQMISEGNKKAELIYRAMAYQIAKWIGKMAAALRGEVDAIVLTGGLAYDKEYIVKWLKEYVGFIAQILVYPGGDEEKALAMGALRVLNGVEKPKDYSEEVQKSV is encoded by the coding sequence ATGTATAGAATTTTAGTTATAAATCCAGGTTCTACAAGTACAAAGCTTGCAATTTTTGAAGATGAGACACAGGTTGCATCAAAGACTTTGAGGCATACAGCAGAAGAACTTGCACCATTTAAAAAGTTAATAGAGCAATATGAATTTAGAGTCAATGTAATAGAGAATTTTTTAAAGTCTTTGGGATTTAAATATGAAGATTTTGATGCAATAGTTGGTAGGGGAGGACTTGTAAGACCAATCCCGAGTGGTACTTATAAGGTGGACGAGTTAATGGTAAATGAGCTAAAGGAAGGAAAGTACGGAGAACATGCATCAAATTTAGGTGCTGTTATTGCATATGAGATTTCAAAAAAACACGGAATTCCTGCGTTTATTGTAGATCCAGTAGTTGTAGATGAAATGGATGAAATAGCAAAGGTTTCAGGGCATCCTTTGTTTAAAAGAAAATCTATATTCCATGCTTTGAACCAGAAGGCGGTTGCTAGAAAGGCAGCAAGCGATTTGGGAAAGAACTACGAAGATGTAAATTTAATAGTTGTACATATGGGTGGAGGTATTTCCATAGGTGCACATAAGAGAGGAAAGGTTGTTGATGTTAATAATGCGTTGGATGGAGATGGCCCGTTTACACCTGAAAGGAGTGGGACGCTTCCGCTGACACAATTAGTAGATTTATGTTATTCAGGGGATTATACTTTGGATTTCATAAAGAAAAGGATAAAAGGTAAAGGAGGATTGGTTGCGTACCTTGGAACAAATGATGCAATGAAAGTTCAACAAATGATATCAGAAGGAAATAAAAAGGCAGAATTGATATATAGAGCAATGGCCTATCAAATTGCAAAATGGATTGGAAAGATGGCTGCAGCGCTAAGAGGAGAAGTAGATGCAATAGTGCTAACAGGTGGACTTGCATACGACAAAGAATACATAGTTAAGTGGCTTAAAGAATACGTTGGATTTATTGCTCAAATTTTGGTTTATCCGGGTGGTGATGAGGAAAAAGCACTTGCAATGGGTGCGTTAAGGGTTTTAAATGGTGTTGAAAAGCCAAAAGATTATAGTGAAGAGGTGCAAAAAAGTGTCTAA